From a single Nothobranchius furzeri strain GRZ-AD chromosome 7, NfurGRZ-RIMD1, whole genome shotgun sequence genomic region:
- the LOC107382960 gene encoding choline-phosphate cytidylyltransferase B isoform X1: MVKQRRARAHSCCASVDPLCCRKGSLKTLREPAIFARETSCDCRAPHEKLTIAQARRGTPVDRPVRVYADGIFDLFHAGHARALMQAKDLFPNTYLIVGVCSDELTHKYKGFTVMTEHERYEALRHCRYVDEVLRDAPWTLTPEFLEKHKIDFVAHDDIPYSSAGSEDVYKHIKEAGMFVPTQRTEGISTSDIITRIVRDYDVYARRNLQRGYTAKELNVSYINEKKYRLQNQVDRMKEKVRNVEEKSKHFVYRVEEKSHDLIQKWEEKSREFIGNFLELFGPDGTWKQVFQERSGRMLSYALSPRESPCNSPPRELSPLRSPSPPSPPARWYNARPSPPTSPKGASASISSMSEGDEDEK, translated from the exons ACTCTCAGAGAGCCCGCCATCTTTGCACGGGAGACCAGCTGTGACTGCCGTGCACCTCACGAGAAGCTCACCATCGCTCAGGCTCGCAGAGGCACCCCAG TGGATCGGCCTGTTCGAGTCTACGCAGACGGCATCTTTGACCTGTTCCACGCTGGACACGCTCGGGCCCTCATGCAGGCCAAGGATCTTTTTCCTAATACCTATCTCATAGTAGGAG TGTGCAGTGACGAGCTGACCCATAAGTACAAGGGTTTCACCGTCATGACAGAGCACGAACGCTACGAAGCTTTGAGGCACTGCCGCTACGTCGATGAGGTTTTGAGGGATGCACCGTGGACACTCACGCCAGAGTTTCTTGAGAAACATAAG ATCGATTTTGTGGCTCATGATGATATTCCGTACTCCTCAGCAGGAAGTGAGGACGTTTATAAACACATCAAAGAAGCAG GGATGTTTGTGCCCACGCAACGAACGGAAGGAATCTCAACCTCTGACATCATAACCAGAATCGTCAGAGACTACGACGTCTATGCCCGGCGCAATCTTCAACGTGGCTACACGGCTAAGGAGCTGAATGTCAGCTACATCAAT GAAAAGAAGTATCGGCTGCAGAACCAAGTCGATCGCATGAAGGAAAAAGTTCGaaatgtagaggaaaagagcaaacATTTTGTTTATCGAGTGGAGGAGAAGAGTCACGATCTCATTCAAAAATGGGAGGAAAAATCTCGAGAATTTATTGGCAACTTTCTAGAACTTTTCGGACCGGATGGGACGTGG AAACAAGTGTTTCAGGAGCGCAGTGGACGAATGCTGTCCTACGCACTGTCTCCCAGAGAATCCCCCTGCAATAGTCCTCCCCGAGAACTGTCCCCCCTGCGCTCTCCCTCTCCCCCATCACCCCCAGCCCGCTGGTACAATGCACGTCCATCGCCTCCTACCTCCCCTAAAGGAGCGTCTGCCTCCATCAGCAGCATGAGTGAAGGTGATGAAGATGAGAAGTAG
- the LOC107382960 gene encoding choline-phosphate cytidylyltransferase B isoform X2 has product MEELEHTCPHPRTTLREPAIFARETSCDCRAPHEKLTIAQARRGTPVDRPVRVYADGIFDLFHAGHARALMQAKDLFPNTYLIVGVCSDELTHKYKGFTVMTEHERYEALRHCRYVDEVLRDAPWTLTPEFLEKHKIDFVAHDDIPYSSAGSEDVYKHIKEAGMFVPTQRTEGISTSDIITRIVRDYDVYARRNLQRGYTAKELNVSYINEKKYRLQNQVDRMKEKVRNVEEKSKHFVYRVEEKSHDLIQKWEEKSREFIGNFLELFGPDGTWKQVFQERSGRMLSYALSPRESPCNSPPRELSPLRSPSPPSPPARWYNARPSPPTSPKGASASISSMSEGDEDEK; this is encoded by the exons ACTCTCAGAGAGCCCGCCATCTTTGCACGGGAGACCAGCTGTGACTGCCGTGCACCTCACGAGAAGCTCACCATCGCTCAGGCTCGCAGAGGCACCCCAG TGGATCGGCCTGTTCGAGTCTACGCAGACGGCATCTTTGACCTGTTCCACGCTGGACACGCTCGGGCCCTCATGCAGGCCAAGGATCTTTTTCCTAATACCTATCTCATAGTAGGAG TGTGCAGTGACGAGCTGACCCATAAGTACAAGGGTTTCACCGTCATGACAGAGCACGAACGCTACGAAGCTTTGAGGCACTGCCGCTACGTCGATGAGGTTTTGAGGGATGCACCGTGGACACTCACGCCAGAGTTTCTTGAGAAACATAAG ATCGATTTTGTGGCTCATGATGATATTCCGTACTCCTCAGCAGGAAGTGAGGACGTTTATAAACACATCAAAGAAGCAG GGATGTTTGTGCCCACGCAACGAACGGAAGGAATCTCAACCTCTGACATCATAACCAGAATCGTCAGAGACTACGACGTCTATGCCCGGCGCAATCTTCAACGTGGCTACACGGCTAAGGAGCTGAATGTCAGCTACATCAAT GAAAAGAAGTATCGGCTGCAGAACCAAGTCGATCGCATGAAGGAAAAAGTTCGaaatgtagaggaaaagagcaaacATTTTGTTTATCGAGTGGAGGAGAAGAGTCACGATCTCATTCAAAAATGGGAGGAAAAATCTCGAGAATTTATTGGCAACTTTCTAGAACTTTTCGGACCGGATGGGACGTGG AAACAAGTGTTTCAGGAGCGCAGTGGACGAATGCTGTCCTACGCACTGTCTCCCAGAGAATCCCCCTGCAATAGTCCTCCCCGAGAACTGTCCCCCCTGCGCTCTCCCTCTCCCCCATCACCCCCAGCCCGCTGGTACAATGCACGTCCATCGCCTCCTACCTCCCCTAAAGGAGCGTCTGCCTCCATCAGCAGCATGAGTGAAGGTGATGAAGATGAGAAGTAG